The region GGTATTCGCGGCATTTGGTAAGAATTCAGCCAATTATTCTACCGCTGAGCAGATCGCCGAGGTGATCTACCGGGCCGCCACCGACGATACCGACCAGATTCGCTACGTAGCCGGGCAGGACGCACAGGCCACGTACGGAGCCTGGAAGAGTATGAGCAACGAAGATTTCTTCGCGATGATCAACCAGCGCTTTGGCCTGAGCGAGTAAGCCGTAAGCCGTTGCGACTAACTTTACTACCTGTGCACTCACTGGCTTTACTCATAGGCAATGGTATAAATAACCTCGTGCCCAACAATAGTTGGCAGGATTTGCTGGAGGATATGGTTAGATTTTGTAACGCGCAAGGGCTGGTAAATTATCAGCAGATTAAGCCGTTTCCCCTGCTTTACGAAGAGATTTTCCTGAAGTCGCTGCAGGTGTCCCGCCGGAAGGAGATTGACCTGAAAACGTTCATTGCCCGGAAGGTTTCCCAGATTGAGCCCAATGAGCTTCATGAGCGTATTCGGAGCTTTGCTACGGACGACATCATCACAACTAACTATGAGTTTTCTCTGGAAGGGCAGGTGCCGACTAGAAACATGGGTGTGATCGATGAAAAGGTCTATAGCGTGTTCCGGCATTATGAAGTGAAGTCGAAACGATATTGGCATATCCATGGCGACTGTCGGGTACCTAACAGCATCAACCTGGGCTTTGAGCATTATGGCGGGCAACTCCAGCAAATGCGGAATTATGTGGTCAGCGGGACCCATTATACAAGCCCGGGCCTGCCCAAACATCCGTTCATTAAACGGCTGAAAACAAAGGAGTCAATGGGCTTATCCTGGATTGACCTGTTCTTCACGACCGACATATACATTCTGGGCCTAACCCTTGACTTTGTCGAAACCGACCTGTGGTGGTTACTAACCTACCGGGCCCGCCAGTTGTACTACCGCAGCAGATCCGATATCACCAATAAGATCGTTTATTTTCTGCCAAAGGAGTATAAGAATGACGCCCTGGTTAAGCTTGATTTTTTTGCCGCCAACGGAGTTCAGGTCATCGACTCTATATCCGGTGTCGATAAGCTAAAGTACTATCATCAGGTACTTGATTATATTGAGAAGGACGTTCGGTAAAAGGCTGGCTTTTTCACCGAACGTCAGGTATATCGAAGGGGGCGAGGAGCGCTTTTAACGTTCGCCACCGCTGGCGGGGCCAGCAGGCAAGTTGAAAAATTGGTGGAGACTAATGCAGTCAATCCCTATTTCACGAACCCGGCATTTGCCACAAAATCATAAGACCGCTTCACCGACTCCAGTTGGGAAAGCGACGTACTACCCGCCGGGTTAGGGTATTCAAGCTCCACGTAATACCGCTCCAGACCGCCTTTGCTGTAACCGGCTTCGAAGATGCTGGCGAAGTTCATAAAGCCGGTTGACCCCAGAATGTCCCGGTCTTTGATATGCAAAAGCGGAAAACGGCCGGGATAGCGGTTGAAATAACTGACCGGGTCGCATTGGCCCATAACGGCCCAGTACACATCCATTTCGAAGAAGACCAGGGCCGGGTCGGTATGCGTAAGCAGAAAGTCATAAAAGATCTCACTCGTATAAGAGGTAGGGGTGATGGCCATTTCCGAAGACCAATCTTCACCCCGTTTTAGGCCAATCCGTTTGAACTCCGCGCTATGGTTGTGATAACCCCACCGCAGGTTAGCCTGTTTGGCCAGTTCGCCGGTTTGATTGAAGATGTCACAAACCAATTTGGCGTCATCAACTGTGTTGACTACGGGCATTGCTGGCTGAACCATCACCGGAATACCCAACTCCTGATGATCGGCAATGGCCCGTTTCCAGAACTCCATAATGGCCGGGATGTTCTGTTTGGTATAGGCTTCAATCTGGATGCTCCGCTCACCTTTGCCGGTGCCCCCTCCATCCCCAAACTTGTAAATACTTTGCAACGGGGGTTCCAGATGCGAACTGGTAGGCTCCAGACCGACGTCTGACAGGATCTTACGGTACTCTTTCAGGGAATACCCCAACACGGAGCCTTTCTTATTCTGTTGTTCATACCCATAAAGCTCTATATGGGAGAAACCAATTTTCTTCAGCGCCGTCAGCGAACCGACCATATCCTGTTTTAATTCCCGGCGGATGGAATAGGTCTGCACTCCAATCTTTTTGGTTTGTTGGGGCGCAGCCGCTGACCAGGTACTCGCTATTGGGCTGCTTCCGGCGGCAGCAAGCACCGTGGCGTTTTTAAGGAAGTTTCTTCGTTTCAGCATGCAGAGAAGCCCAAAAAGCGAGGCAGCCGGGTTAAGCAGTCGTCTACTTTAATCGAGGTAACGACTGGGTCGAACAGATCGTGAATCGGTGGTATAAGCAGGAGGTGTAGTCTGTTTACTGGTCTTCAGAACAGGTATGTTGTCAGTAAGTACATTGCTGTTGGTGTACTATAAGGGTGTATCGCTGGTCAACGCCAGGGGGCTTAGCGATGAGTCCATTCTGAAGTTAATGTTTTCAACACCTCCGGCTCTACCCGGTGGGTGCCGTCAAAGGCGGTGATTTGTAGGTTTGGTACATCAGTGGTCAATCGGCTGATATATGCATTCATATCCGGAAAATCGCGGATGTACTCGTCCTGTCGGCCATAGACATAATGCATCTCGGTCGTACTGAACTTCGGGACATCGATCAGTTCGGCGAGGCCGTTTGGAAAATAACCTGCCCATAGAATTAGCCGGTCGGCGTGAACGTGCCCGTTGTTCAGCCACCGGCAGGCGGTAGCGGCTCCCTGCGAAAAACCGAACAGGGTAATGTGCAAACCGGCCTTGTCGGGTTTACGGCCGTCCATGAGCAGGTCGTAGAGGGAGTTCAGGTAAATTACATAGTCGCTGACTTCATGGTCGCGGTCTTCGCGGCTCATCCACGAAGCGCCAATTCGCTGGTAGCTGGTATCCAGATACATACGGGAGAGGCCTTCCGGCACCACAATCAGCGTTTGCCCGTCGTCCAGGTCGCTGAATTTCCGGCCGAAGTACTGCGCCAACTGCCCGAATCCGTGCAGACAAAACCAGATGTTTTTGGTCTGGTCTGTTAACTGACCCAGTGTGTAATAACGGGCTGTGCGCCGGACGAGCAAATGGTGTTCTTCAAACATGGTATCTTACCGCTGAAATCGTGATTGTTGACGGTCGTTCTTTCGCTGTTCGTAATGCTGTTTATCGGCAATGTAGCAAAGTCGTTCGATCTGGGCGTGAATAACGCCTTCGCTGTCTACCCAGTCAAGGCTGAACGTCTGTTCGGTTTGCCCATTTTCCGCTACCGCCCGCCGGATAGTGTCGAGTTGTTCATCGGTAATGTCGAAGCGGGCGTAGAGCGTCTGGCGACCGGGTTTCCGAAACCGGATGCTACCCGTTTTGTCCCATACGACATACTGCTTTCCTAAAATCTGTAGCAGCATGAGCATGTAAAACGGGTCGGCGGCAGCGAACATACTGCCGCCAAAGATGGTGCCGACATAGTTATAGGTCCACATGTTTCGACGCAAACGCAGATGTACTTCCCGCGAATCGCCCGACCAGAACAGAATTTTTCCGCCGGTTCCGAAATACATTGGGTACCAGTTCATCAACTGGCGAAAGCGCCAGGTTTTGAACGACTCGGTACGGCTGGTTTGCAGAAAAGTAGGTTTCATGGAAGCTGAGTATAGGTTTGTCGCGCCAGCTTATCAGGCTGTAACGTCGGACGCCTGGCCCTTTTTTGTTGCCTGAGCTATCTGTCCGGCATGGTAGGAGTTGTGGTGCATCAGAAAGGTAAGTAACTGCATGCGAGAGACTTCGCCAAAGGGTGATGGTACCATTTCAGCCCATTGCTCATCATTCATTTGCTGAATCTGTTCGGCAATCATCGCGAAGCTATCCTCATACGCCTGTTGAACCGCTGCCAGATCAAGGACTCGCCCGTCGTCCGAAACGCCACCCACGGCTTGCAGGGGAATCGTTACCTCGCGACCAAATAGCATGTAGGCAAATCGGTGCATGACTTCGGCGGTATGCAGGGCCATGAACCCGGCCGATGCCGTTTCGGGAGTAAGTCGGTGGCGGTAGTTGTCGGGTGTCAGTTTACGAACGGGGCCGGAAGCTGATGCCTGATTGAATTGCCAAAGCTGGGTAAGGAGTTGTGTTGTCATGGATGTAGTAATTGTAAATAGTGTAGTGGGTGAAGTACGTGAAGGGCCGCTGATGCGGTAGTACAGTTATTGGTTTGGTAAAAATTTTAGTAGTACGTGGTTAGAAAACACGCTCAGGCCGTCGACGGCATCGGCTCCCAGGTCGTTGTGGACTTGTTCGTTGAGGGCTTTCCAGATTTTATGGCATCGCTTGGCGAGTAGCCTGCCGTCTTCGGTCAGGAAAAGGCCGTTGCGGAGGTTATCCGTCAGCCAGCCTTTCTTTTGAAGAAGCTGAACATCGCGACTCATGGCCGATTTCTCGATCTGTAGTCGTTTCGATAAGTCCGCCTGACGAATACCCGGTTGCGCGAACATGTGCATCAGCAGCCCCGCCTGGGCAAACGTGACCCCTTGGGCCGCGAAAGCCTCGTTGTAATGCCCCGTAATCACCCGCGCCAGCATCCGTAACCGACCCGCAATGCAGTAGCTATCAGTGGAGTTAGCCGGTTCGGGACGTTGTTCTGGATTCATGAGGTAAATATAGAGAATCAAGTTGTATATACAACTTTTGGTATTAAAAATTGAGTCCGCATACATCCTGCGGACTCAATTTTAAGATTATGAATTAAACGTCCTGCGACGACACCGACTGAATGGGTGTCGTTTCGCTGAGCGCCACATCTTTGGGTGGGTTCTGGCTCCAGTAGGTGGCCAGCAGCGAACCGGTCGTGTTCATGATAGGGCCGAAGAGGGCAGGGGCGAGGCCAACCGTGGCCACTTTGCCCATCTGAACGGCAATGCCCGAGGCTAACCCGCCATTCTGCAAGCCTACCTCAATGGCTACGGTGCGGGAACTCTGTTCGTCCAGACCGAACAGCCGGGCACTCCAGTAACCCAGCGTAAAGCCCGTCAGGTTGTGAATCAGCACGCACAGGGCCAGTGTCCAGCCCACCGTCAGCAGGCTATCGCGACCGGCGGCTGTGATGATCGCAACAATCAGAACGATACCACCCATGGAAATAAGCGGCATCACGCGGTTGAGCATCACGGCTGACTTATGGAAAATCCGGTTCAGCGCCAGCCCGACCAGCACGGGCAAAATGACGATTTCCATAATCTCGACCATCATTTTCCAAAACGATATTTCAATGAACTGGCCCGCCAGCAGCGTCATCAGCGCGGGCATCAGGAAGGGAGCCAGCAGCGTTGACAGGGTTGTTACCGTGATGGACAGCGGTACATTAGCCTTGGCAATGAAGCACATGACGTTGGACGCAAGCCCGCTGGGCGAACAGCCGATCAGTACCACGCCGGCCGCTATTTCGGGCGGAAATTTGAATACGTTGGCTAGCGTGTAACCCAGCAGGGGCATGATCATAAAATGGCAGGTGACGCCAATGAAAACAGCTTTGGGTTGCTTAATGACGCCTTCAAAATCCTTGATCGACATGGTGGTTCCCATGCCCAGCATGATGATTTGCAGGAGGGGAACAATCAGTTTTTTCAGGGGAAAATCGCCGATACTGGTGAAAGGTCCCGGAAAAATCAGAGCTGTGGTTACCGCCACAATGATCAGGGCTGTATAAATCAAATTGCTGTATGACGAGCGGTCATTGGTTTCAGCTTTCATTTTCTAAAAAAGGCGTAAGACGGAGGATGACGCAAAGAACATGTGTAGAGCTAAAAAGCAATCCTGGGGTTAAACTTACCCATTCCTGATCCTTGTACATAAAACCTGACAGATACCTTTTCCACCGAAGGGGACGTCTACCCGCTGATCATAAGGAACTACTGCCTTATGTAACTTAAATGGGTATTAGGCGAATAAAATTTGCTTTAGCGTTGCCTTTGCGAAATTTTAAGTAAATGATAACTTTGTCCTTTGTATTTTTTAATTCGCTTTTAATACTTACTCAACTATGGAAAAATGGATACGAATGTGTTTAGTAATGTTCCTGTTGTTCTGTTCGTCGCTCGTGATAGCGCAGCAGATCGAAATAAGCGGTACCGTTACTACCGATGGAGAGGGAACCGCGCTGCCGGGCGTAAACGTGTCCGTAAAGGGCACCTCGGTCGGAACACTGACCAATGAAAACGGACAATACACCATCCGGGTCACACCCGGAAGCTCAGTTCTGGTATTCAGCTACATCGGGTACGAAAGTCAAGAGGTAGCCGTAGGTAGCCGCACAAGCATCAGCCTGGCATTGAAGACAGACAATAAAATGCTCAACGAGGTAGTGGTGACGGCCCTGGGCATCAGCCGCGATAAAAAGGCGTTGGGCTACGCGGCACAGAGTGTCAATGCCGAGCAGATCGTTCAGAACCGACAGACCAATCTGGTCAACGCCCTACAGGGCAAAGTGGCCGGGGTAACGATTTCGAGCACCGGCGGGGCACCGGGGCAGGGGGCGCGAATTCTGATTCGGGGGATCAACTCCATCGACGCCAGCCGTGACAACCAGCCGCTGTTCGTTGTGGACGGGGTTCTGTTCGACAACAGCACCTCGACGGGGACGAGCAATTCGGGGGCAGAGTTTCGGGGAGCATCGAACCGGGCTGCGGATATTAACCCCGACGATGTGGAGACCATCAACATCCTGAAGGGCGGGGCGGCTACGGCTTTGTATGGCTTGCGGGGGGCCAACGGCGTGGTCGTTATCACCACCAAGTCCGGTAAAGCAGGGGCGTTGCGGGCCAATTACAGCGGTACGTATGGGTTCGAGAACGTGAACAAATACCCTGAGGTGCAGGACAAATACACCATCGGCTATTCGGGTATCTATAACGCCCAGGACTTTTTTCCTTCCTGGGGCCCAACCGTAGCCGAGGCCATCAAGATCGACCCGACGCACCCACAGAAGCTGTACAATCACTTCCGGGATGCGTTTTATACCGGCAAACAGTTTCAGAACAACTTGTCTTTTTCGGGTGGAAACGACAAAATCACTTACCTGTCGTCGATCGGGCATGTGACGCAGGACGGCGTTATTCCGTTCACCAATTACAACAAACTGTCGGTTAGCCTGAATACCAATGTGAAGTTCAGCGACAAGTTCAGCACTGGCGCCAACCTGAATTTCATCAACTCGGGGGGCGACCGCTACAACGCCGACCGCTACAACGAAAGCCTCAGCTACTGGTCGCCCCGCTACGACGTCCGGGATTACCTCAATGCCGATGGTTCGTATAAAACGTACGGAAATGGTAACCCCATTTACGGTGCCATGACCAACAAACTGCACGATAATGTGAACCGGCTGGTGGGTGGTCTGAATTTCATCTATAACCCCTTTCGTGGTTAACGCTGAACTACCGCGCCGGGTTGGATACCTATTCCGAAGACCGCAAACGAACAGCGCCCGGTCCATCGGGCATTGCCAACGAACGTGTTTTCGAAGATAATGGCCTCGGGTTTGTCTATCAATATAATACGAACTTTCGCGCCATCACCTCGACGTTTGCGGCCAGCGCCAACACCAAATTGGGCTCGGACATTAACGCGACGCTGCGCGTAGGGCACGACTTATACGACCGCCGGATTCGCGGTTTCGGGGCGGAAGGAACAGAATTGACCGTCTACAATTACTTCGACCTGCGGAATGCCAAAACGATCGTGCCTACCCAAAGCGCCGAGGACTACCGCCTGATGGGTATTTTCGGGGAGCTGACCATGGACTATAAGGATTACCTGTTCCTGACCCTGACGGGCCGGAATGACATTACCTCCTCGCTCATGGCCCCCAACAATTCGTTCTTTTACCCGTCGGTGAGCCTTGGCTATCTGTTCTCGCAGCAGTTTCAGCTTCCTCAGTTCATCAGTCTGGGTAAGCTGCGGGCCTCCTACGCCAAGATCGGTAAAGATGCCGCACCGTATTCGACCGTTACGGGCTATTCATCCTATACTCAACTGCCCTCCGGCACAACGGGCTTCACGCGTGGGTCACTGCTTGGCGACCCAAGCCTGCGCCCCGAATTCACCGATACCTTTGAAGGCGGTCTGGAAATGAACTTTCTCAACAACCGCTTTGGGCTGGATTTTACGTACTACAATTCCATTAGTAAAGACCAGATCATTCGCGTCGACGTGACCTCGTCCACGGGCTACGTCAATGCGGCTATCAACTCCGGCTCCATGCGTAACCGGGGTATCGAACTGATTCTGCGGGCGACGCCCATCCGGACGGGCAAATTTAACTGGGATGTGAATCTTAACTTCTCGGCTAACCGCAACAAGATTCTGAGCATCCGCGAGGGACTGACAGAAATTAACTACGCGTCGCAGTCGGGCTATGCCAACTCAACGGTAACCATGAAACTGGTGCCGGGCTACGCCTACGGTAACCTCTATGGACGGAGCTACAAACGGTATTTTGCCAACCCATCTGAAGAAACCGTCGAGCTTGACCGGAGTCGTCCGGTTGTGATCGGGGCCAATGGGTTCCCGGTTATCAATACGACGCAGAAACTGCTGGGTAACTCGCAGCCTAAATGGATTGGTGGAATCACCAACACTCTGCGGTATGGCGATTTCTCGCTGACCGCTTTGTTCGATGCCCGCGTCGGGCAGTACCGATACAATCAGTTGGGGAATTTCTTCTCAGCTTTCGGGATCGCCAAATACACCGAAGATCGGAACGATACGAAGGTATTTGAGGGCGTGCTCGCCGATGGTACGCCCAACACCAAAGCTGTTTGGCTGGGTCAGGGCAAGGGGCTGGACGGCGTCGATTACGGCAACGGTTTCTACCGGAACGTACACCGGGGCTCATCGGAAAACTTTATCGAAGATGGCTCCTGGGTGCGGCTTCGTTCGGTTGGGTTGTCGTACAGTTTGCCCACCACGCTGCTGAAGAAATCGTTCGTGAAGAACGCCCGCCTTGGTGTCACGGGCAACAATGTGTGGCTGTGGACCAAATTCACGGGCTACGATCCAGAAACTAGCTCGACCAACAGCGGCAGTAACGTAGATGGCTTCACCGGCTTCACCTATCCGGCTGTAAGAAGCTTCCTGTTCACGCTCAACGTTGGTTTTTAACTATCACTCTTCTTTTCAAACGATTATGAATTCGTACCATAGATATATGCGCTCACTCCTGGCTATACTCCTGATCTGGGGCCTCGGCGGGTGTAAAGATTATTTCGAACTGAATCAGAATCCGACGCTGATCGACAATCCGCCACTAAGCGCGTTCCTCTCGACAACGACCCAGAAAACGGCGCTTAACTCGCAGCGGATCGGTAACATTACGTCGTACTTTGTGCAATACCTGGCGAGTCCGGGCGCTGGCGGGTCGACGGATACGTACCAGATTACGGACTATACCAGTGCCTGGGATGCCGTTTATTTCGGTATGGCCGATCTGTACGACATGAAGCGGAAAGCCCAGGAACAGGGAGCGTCGGAATACGTTGGGGTGGCCGATGTGCTGCTGTCGTATCACCTTACGCTCATTGCCGACACGTTTGGCAGTGCGCCCTTCTCGGATGCTTTTACCGGCACGACACTGACGCCAAAGTACGACACGGCCGAAACCTTGTACACGACGGCGCTCAACCTGCTGAACGAAGCCATTACAGAACTGGCCAAAACCGATTCGAAGGTGAAACTTAGTGCCGCCAACGACCTGATCCATAAAGGAAGCACGGCCGCCTGGACAAAAACGGCCTATGCCCTCAAGGCTCGGATGCTGAACAAAATCTCCAAAACAAGCGCTTACAAACCCGCCGATGTGCTCGACGCGACATCAAAATCGTACACGGCCAACGCCGATGATGCGCAGATGTCGTCGTTCTTGCTACGGAATCCATGGGCGCAGGTAGCCCGAAATAATGCCCTTTTGACACTCGATGGCTGGCTGTCGACGCAGCTGGTGAATCAGCTGAATGGCACGACATACGGCGTTTTCGACCCACGAATTGAGAAGATCACGGATAAGACTGTTAACAACGATTACAAGGGCACCGTAAATGGGCAGGGCAACGTAGGCGGCAATAACACCACAAAAGACGAGTCGTACATTTCGCTCAATTCGCCCCTAACCGGCGATGCCTCGCCGTTGTTGATCGTGACGTTTGCGGAGATGAAGTTCGTGGAGGCTGAAGCGGCTCTGGCATCTGGCGACAAGGCCCGTGCCTATGCGGCTTATCTGGCCGGTATACGAGCTAACATGGACAAGTTGGGTGTAGCGGCCGAGGCCCGGGATGCGTACATTGCGAATCCGCTGGTCAGCGTGGGAGCCAATGCCCTTACCCGCGACCTCATCTTTAAAGAAAAATACGTGGTTACGTACCTGAACCCCGAAGCCTGGAATGATGCCCGCCGGTACGATTATCAGTACAAAGGCTTTAAACTCCCCGTCAATTCCGCTCTGCCGACGTACATCCGCCGGGTCGCCTATCCGAACGGCGAAACGACCAAAAACGGCAAAAACGTACCCACAGAGGTAGCGCTGTCAGAACCACTCTGGTGGGATAAACGATAACCGGTTTAGTGTAATACCAACCGTCCCGGTCGGGTGTGACCAAACCATATTCACACCCGACCGGGACGGTCGCCGGGCCGACGCTCGGCACTACAGTGTTGCCAGCACCCCTTCTTTCAATGAATACGTTGAGGTGCGTATCTGCGAAATGCCGTGCGTTTTCAGCACAAAGTCGATCAGGCAAACGGCCACCACGATCATGTCGACGCGCAGCTCGATCATGCCGGGAATCTGCATACGCTCTTCGTGATTGCGGGTAATCAGTAGCTCGTAAGCCCGGTAAAACTCGGCAACGGGCAGGGTAAAGGTGGCCTGCTGAGGATCGGGCAGGTGGCCCTGTTCGTGCATGAACCACATATCCACCAGCGTATCGAAGGACCCCGAAGAGCCCACCAGCACCGTGGGCTCATATTGGTGAATGGCGTTGGCCAGCGGCAGTAACTGTTCCTGGAAATAATCGTGAAGCCGACGGATGCTACCCGAACCAATAGGGTCTGTAGACATGAACCGTTCGCGAAGCCGCTGCCCGCCAATCTCGAAGCTCTGTTTCCAGAAGATACGCGTTTGGTTGCCCAGGATAAACTCGACGCTGCCCCCGCCAATATCCATCACCAGAGCGGTAGTCTCGTCCAGTGCCCCGGCTGCCCGAACGCCTTTATAGATGTATTCGGCTTCCTGCTCCCCGGAAATTACCCGAATCGGGATGCTCGTTGCGGCCCGAACCCGGTCGATAAACTCCTGCTGATTACGGGCTACCCGAATGGCGCTGGTACCCGTGGCCATGACCTGATCGGGTGCTACGGCATGCTGGTCGAGCACTTGCCGGAAATACGTGAGTACGCCCAGCGCCCGGTCGATACCGGCTTCTGTAATGATTCCCTGATTGATACCGGCTTGTCCGATTTTGGCAGGCCGACTTTCGCGAAACAGCGTTGTATAGCCGGTATCAGTTTTTTCGGCGATTAGAAGATGAAATGTATTGGTACCTAAGTCGATAATGGCTTGCTTCATAGATGCAAATCTATTACCTTTGCCGTCCGGTTTTAGCTAAAACAGAAAAATTAGAACATGCTTATCATTAACGTAAAAGACAACGAGTCGATTGACAAGGCCCTGAAACGCTTCAAGAAGAAATTCGAGAAGACGGGCGTGTTGCGGCAGTTGCGGTCGCGGACGGCTTTCCAGAAACCGTCGGTAAAGCGTCGCACAGAGATTATCAAAGCCGCTTACAAAGAGCGGATGTACGGCAACCATACCGAACAATAGGATCGTTCGGTCATCAGCTACGCTGGTGGTGTGAAGTTGGTCGTGGATGAATCGTTGATTGCGCAGTCAACGATGCCGAATCACCAGATAAAACACAAATACGAGCAGCAGACAGCGATGTTTGCTGCTTTTTTTTGACCGGGATTTTAGCAAGATTCAAAAGATTAAATAAGATTGTCCACACGAAAGAGAGACAAGTCGGGTAGTCTTTAACCTGTTA is a window of Spirosoma linguale DSM 74 DNA encoding:
- a CDS encoding hypothetical protein (KEGG: slo:Shew_2132 hypothetical protein), yielding MHSLALLIGNGINNLVPNNSWQDLLEDMVRFCNAQGLVNYQQIKPFPLLYEEIFLKSLQVSRRKEIDLKTFIARKVSQIEPNELHERIRSFATDDIITTNYEFSLEGQVPTRNMGVIDEKVYSVFRHYEVKSKRYWHIHGDCRVPNSINLGFEHYGGQLQQMRNYVVSGTHYTSPGLPKHPFIKRLKTKESMGLSWIDLFFTTDIYILGLTLDFVETDLWWLLTYRARQLYYRSRSDITNKIVYFLPKEYKNDALVKLDFFAANGVQVIDSISGVDKLKYYHQVLDYIEKDVR
- a CDS encoding Xylose isomerase domain protein TIM barrel (PFAM: Xylose isomerase domain protein TIM barrel~KEGG: cak:Caul_4611 xylose isomerase domain- containing protein), producing the protein MLKRRNFLKNATVLAAAGSSPIASTWSAAAPQQTKKIGVQTYSIRRELKQDMVGSLTALKKIGFSHIELYGYEQQNKKGSVLGYSLKEYRKILSDVGLEPTSSHLEPPLQSIYKFGDGGGTGKGERSIQIEAYTKQNIPAIMEFWKRAIADHQELGIPVMVQPAMPVVNTVDDAKLVCDIFNQTGELAKQANLRWGYHNHSAEFKRIGLKRGEDWSSEMAITPTSYTSEIFYDFLLTHTDPALVFFEMDVYWAVMGQCDPVSYFNRYPGRFPLLHIKDRDILGSTGFMNFASIFEAGYSKGGLERYYVELEYPNPAGSTSLSQLESVKRSYDFVANAGFVK
- a CDS encoding conserved hypothetical protein (KEGG: dar:Daro_1551 hypothetical protein) → MKPTFLQTSRTESFKTWRFRQLMNWYPMYFGTGGKILFWSGDSREVHLRLRRNMWTYNYVGTIFGGSMFAAADPFYMLMLLQILGKQYVVWDKTGSIRFRKPGRQTLYARFDITDEQLDTIRRAVAENGQTEQTFSLDWVDSEGVIHAQIERLCYIADKQHYEQRKNDRQQSRFQR
- a CDS encoding transcriptional regulator, MarR family (PFAM: regulatory protein MarR~SMART: regulatory protein MarR~KEGG: bmi:BMEA_A1627 transcriptional regulator, MarR family protein); protein product: MNPEQRPEPANSTDSYCIAGRLRMLARVITGHYNEAFAAQGVTFAQAGLLMHMFAQPGIRQADLSKRLQIEKSAMSRDVQLLQKKGWLTDNLRNGLFLTEDGRLLAKRCHKIWKALNEQVHNDLGADAVDGLSVFSNHVLLKFLPNQ
- a CDS encoding Bile acid:sodium symporter (PFAM: Bile acid:sodium symporter~KEGG: aci:ACIAD3583 putative transporter; putative sodium/bile acid transporter family protein), which produces MKAETNDRSSYSNLIYTALIIVAVTTALIFPGPFTSIGDFPLKKLIVPLLQIIMLGMGTTMSIKDFEGVIKQPKAVFIGVTCHFMIMPLLGYTLANVFKFPPEIAAGVVLIGCSPSGLASNVMCFIAKANVPLSITVTTLSTLLAPFLMPALMTLLAGQFIEISFWKMMVEIMEIVILPVLVGLALNRIFHKSAVMLNRVMPLISMGGIVLIVAIITAAGRDSLLTVGWTLALCVLIHNLTGFTLGYWSARLFGLDEQSSRTVAIEVGLQNGGLASGIAVQMGKVATVGLAPALFGPIMNTTGSLLATYWSQNPPKDVALSETTPIQSVSSQDV
- a CDS encoding hypothetical protein (KEGG: hypothetical protein); translation: MNSYHRYMRSLLAILLIWGLGGCKDYFELNQNPTLIDNPPLSAFLSTTTQKTALNSQRIGNITSYFVQYLASPGAGGSTDTYQITDYTSAWDAVYFGMADLYDMKRKAQEQGASEYVGVADVLLSYHLTLIADTFGSAPFSDAFTGTTLTPKYDTAETLYTTALNLLNEAITELAKTDSKVKLSAANDLIHKGSTAAWTKTAYALKARMLNKISKTSAYKPADVLDATSKSYTANADDAQMSSFLLRNPWAQVARNNALLTLDGWLSTQLVNQLNGTTYGVFDPRIEKITDKTVNNDYKGTVNGQGNVGGNNTTKDESYISLNSPLTGDASPLLIVTFAEMKFVEAEAALASGDKARAYAAYLAGIRANMDKLGVAAEARDAYIANPLVSVGANALTRDLIFKEKYVVTYLNPEAWNDARRYDYQYKGFKLPVNSALPTYIRRVAYPNGETTKNGKNVPTEVALSEPLWWDKR
- a CDS encoding Ppx/GppA phosphatase (PFAM: Ppx/GppA phosphatase~KEGG: hypothetical protein), yielding MKQAIIDLGTNTFHLLIAEKTDTGYTTLFRESRPAKIGQAGINQGIITEAGIDRALGVLTYFRQVLDQHAVAPDQVMATGTSAIRVARNQQEFIDRVRAATSIPIRVISGEQEAEYIYKGVRAAGALDETTALVMDIGGGSVEFILGNQTRIFWKQSFEIGGQRLRERFMSTDPIGSGSIRRLHDYFQEQLLPLANAIHQYEPTVLVGSSGSFDTLVDMWFMHEQGHLPDPQQATFTLPVAEFYRAYELLITRNHEERMQIPGMIELRVDMIVVAVCLIDFVLKTHGISQIRTSTYSLKEGVLATL
- a CDS encoding ribosomal protein S21 (TIGRFAM: ribosomal protein S21~PFAM: ribosomal protein S21~KEGG: bac:BamMC406_5585 ribosomal protein S21), translated to MLIINVKDNESIDKALKRFKKKFEKTGVLRQLRSRTAFQKPSVKRRTEIIKAAYKERMYGNHTEQ